Genomic window (Cucumis sativus cultivar 9930 chromosome 2, Cucumber_9930_V3, whole genome shotgun sequence):
GATCAGCAATGGTCAAGATGGCACAGTTCGAAGcatcttcaacttcttcttgGTTAGCAACTCTACGCACATTAATGATGCATTGGGACCGGCTGCAAGgataaacaacaaaatcataaGAGCATTATCTACTTTCCTTTACAACAAGATGCAGATATAATGCATTAAGAAAATTGCATGAAAGAATGACCATTTTCTAAAACCCGATAACTTTTATCCAGTGGCATTCAAAATGCATTTGTCTGTCACAATCACAGTGCGTTTTGCACATGTGTAGGTAGCTCCTGGCTTAATTCGTTTCAGTTACTTGGCACTTGTTTGAgaacacttttaaaaacatcaactgtatttttaaacaaagaaaacattgtAAACATGTTCATACGGGTTTGTTTAGTACCACAAATGtggggaagaaatttgaacttCCTACCTTAGTGAAAGGAGTGTGCCTTTACCACTAAACTATGATCATTTTGTTTAAGTAAATGTTTCTTCGatgttttttcttgatttcagtTCCTtgtgttgttttatttttaaaataaatatagaagtttttctttcttttcaaacttgTAGATTCgtgaataataatttcaatcaGTCTGGTAACACTAATCTTTACAAGCCGTCCGCTTGTATgattatgaaaacaaaaacataacaCTTCTGTGAGAAcagaaaactattttaaaaacaatctgGTCTTTGATCTCTAAAAATTCAATTGCAATCCGTTGAATCTGAAGGAAATCTGATCGAAGATACAAACGCAGGGATTTGGGAAGTCTTGTAAGCCCACATCTAAAATTAGCTAAATGCTGCTAATCGTTTCACTGAACAAACTCCCTCCTAAATTCATGGCCTTCAGCCCCCACATCACAAATGCCAACTCGCGAATTGCTCTTACAGCCTGCCTGGTATCATGTGCATAAAAATGTCTACATTGCACCTTGCAGCCGCTGATGCACAGCGGGAAGTGCTGAGTGCCACCACCATAAAATATGGCAATTGTTTAATGTGTCAACCAAACAACAGTTGACTCGATTACAAAGCATGTAGTAAGGTAGCATGTGCAATGATTTCTTCAAGATTGAACCAAAAGATAAATCACTAAACCTCGATGTGCTATTTGCATTCGTAATTGCAGTGGCACGCTTAGCCATTGCACAAGCCACTAATGATTCAGCTTCTCCAGctttagaaattaaaacctTCATAAAAATACGAGGATCCATCAACTTTCCTTAATCTATAATCacaattttttccttcttaagATATATAACAGATAAGCTGTAGCACAAgccaaaaaacaaacatacaaAACAAATGTTGCTTGATTACCTCTTTAAGGCCCTTGATAGTAAACTGCTGCATAGTTAACTCACCCCCATCTGCTGAAAGATCGTTcatcttttctccttttcctttttctgaGTATATTTCAAAGATTGACAGGTAATATGATCTGCAAAAAAACACACCACTTGCTTTCACTGTCCAAACATGCTTTGTGAATCGTCATATTCCTTCACTGAGTTTCTTAAAACACAACTGTCGCGGTAGTGCCCAGGGCATAATCTTGAACATGTATTTAGTACACACATGATAGTCCATCAAAACTGAAAGTTAATTATAGTCGCCAAATACCTGGAGGTCTTGGAATCACTCGACTCTGTCCtgaaaatatgttgaagggCCAGTGGAACCATACCAGGAACTCTTGGACTGCCAAAAATGGTATGGGTCTTACCCGATCCGCTCGGACCAAGTGCAGTCAGCATTCCACTTTTTCCCTTCAGAAATTCCTCCACTAAAGGACTAACCATCCTCTCATACACCTCATCCTGCCAACAATGATGGATTCAGCTCACAACCGAATAACCAAAGAATCATCCAGAAAgataagaataaacaaaattggaaagaaagaaaaaactatatcaTACTTCACCTGAGAGGATTCCATAGAAAACACATGGGAAAATCCTTCGTAAACCTCAGACTTGCTCCGCCTAGTCTCTTGTAATGCCATGGGTGGACAGACTGTTACTGAGTGATCGTCGTTAATCGTTATACAGGTCTCACTGCTCTTCTTCTTAACATTCTTCTCCTTCGctactttcttcttctgaGGGTTCTGAGGCCATACATGTCCGGACCTCGAATTTTGATCACCAGGATTTCCGGACTTCTTCAAATTCTTCAGTTGCAAAGGTCGAACTCTAAGGTACACTTTCAGGTTTTCGGAGAGAGAAGTTTGAACGGATGACGATGATGATGAATTGTCTTTAGGGTTTTGAGGGACTTCCATCGCAAGAATTTCTTGAagtggaaatgaagaaatggcaGATGTAAGATTGGATTCGGCTGCTGCTTTGGCAGCCGGCGTAGCTCTTGCTCTCCGGTGAGGGTTTCTCCGAACAGTCACCGTGTTTGGACACTGCAATGGACTGCCGTTCTCCATCTTCCGACTGCGACCGATCGCGGTCTTGCAAGAACGTTGGCGGGAATACGGATTTTAAAAGGCCTTATATATAGTACGAAATttacttaaataaatttatattggcgatttatattgtaattatcGTATGGTTTAGAATTGTATTGAAAGGAATTAAGAACTGTACTGAGAAAATTAAGCATATTGATTGCAAATGTATTGTTTATATAAGTTTGAGTATTCAATAAAATGGTGTGAACTTCATTCATAAATTATACATCTTTTATAAGTTTACGAgtcctattattattattgagaTTTTAATAGTGTAGTTGAAACTGTTAGCATATATAAAAAGTGACTTTTATGGTCCGATTAAAAAAACCATCCGATATACTTTTAATTGCCAACAAGGTGAGTTGATGGTGtccattttgtttgttttcaaactaAACCTAAATGAGATTTATGTTTTtcacaagaaaaaagaaaacacatgGTATACAATACTATCAAGCTTACGTGATATGATTGAACCAACATGTATGGAATATGTGAAATGAGATTAAACAACAATAAGAAGAATCAATCAACGAAcaatattctttattttgcTATTGTGATTGCAAATATATGGACAGAACAAAGGGTAGAATATGTTGATAGTTTATGCATTATATAgttgagtttattttttatattcgtctatttttttctacatcgtataagataaaatttgaatatcatcatttttatcactaataggTTTGTACGAGTCATAGACTCAATTACACAGAGACTCTCACAAGTGGCATGGTatgttaaaagtaaatttcaataatttaacacAACTTTGACTGTTTCTATAAATATGTTTGCCACACGTTAtatcttataataatttgGGTATAATTACCATATTTGTAATTGTCCCTTGTTAATTTTACATACATATGTTTTTACACGATAGGTGTGAGATATCTGAActacaaatatttgtaaatataacaaaaggtCGCAAACACATATTACATGCCGATTGAGCTATCATTGGGATGACAAtacaccaatttttttaaaattatatctatACCAAAAGTTAACTGACCACCTTTTAGGATATAAGTTAAATGATCAAAACAAGGAACAAACTCATTTTAGtatcaatattatcattagTTACTTTGATGACAAACCAAGTTCATCCTTATTATTGCATTAAGTCACACTCTAAACCTACATAAGTAATGCAATATcaacaattatatatgttaaagtAATACAAACAACTAAATTTGGATCAAATACCTCCACAAAATAGTAACAATAACATTAACAACAAATACATGCatacaacataaaataaaataaggaatTTAAttctccaaaatcaaaatcagtTAAAAGTTAAACCTAAAAACCAAGAGTATTGTAACACAGCATGGcttgaacaaaaatcaagTTTAGATTATTGGTCAGGTGTTCATCTAAACTAGTGGTTagccatttttcaaaagaaaagaaaatagcgTGCTTTTGCTAGTCTTCcaaaactacttttaaaagtatagcTCTCACTATAAAGTTTGAAATCTCAATCAATACTAATCTAGCTTTATAGATCTCAATTAATACTAATCTTGCTTTAGCTTTTAATTACTCTTTAACCCaataatgaatttatttaaaacataataatttatttcaatgtatatatacataaaaaataataatttatcttgaaatattatcaatatatttgattctcctctactttatatatatctatagtctattttgttatatttgaaaagtaactcttattttttgtattagtatttgaaaagtgaaaacaTGATTTTCGAGCTGCGACATCTCAATCAACGAACCAGTTAAGATGACCGGCAAATTCCAAACGTATCCTTCGAGAAACACTCCGTGCTTCCACgtcaataacaaaatatcaatccAATAACTTTCAGCCACGTAGAAACAAAGCAATAAAAGCCGTCAGATTTTCCACATCGGCTACCGTATGCCGTTAGGATCATCAAGTAGACTTCCATTTCCCAGGTCTTTCGTGGGGGCCAGAAATGGAATTTTGAAATCGCTTTATCCACGTCAAGCTAACAAAAAACAACCAATAAAATTTCGCCACGTTTTCTCAACCCTACACTACACCGTTGGATCATCCACGATGGCAACATAGATCGATCCCATGGACTTATATAAATACGGTAGCTCGTCGAGAAACAGATCAGTGATTGAAGCTACTGGAAGTTTTTGCTGAGAACCATGAGGAAGTGGACGATCGCTTCtgctcttctccttctttgcATTCTCTCTCTCGTTCCCGATGAAGGTGTGATTTCGTTTCTTCCTTCGGcagttttgatttatttgttgCAATGTAAACTGAATGCATTGCATTATCTTAATCACGATGGCTGATGCTTTAATTTTTGGGGTTTGAGGGGAAATTTGGATGAGATTCGAGCTTCGTTTGAACTGTGAAGATTTGATGGTGGTATTTCTATTGTGTATGAATTTTCAGGTCCTAGATTTCATGCCAAGGCTGACGTTGATGCCGACGAGGTCGTAGATCCACCAAAGGTTGAGGAAAAAATCGGCGCCGTTCCACACGGTCTCTCCACTGATTCTGATGTTGTTAAGAGGTTTGTGAATGTCTAATCTCGTTGATACACGCTTCCAAGTATAGATTTGTTCACTTCGGGAAAATATTATCGTATCTTATTTTGAATGTTGATTCAGAGAATCGGAGTCAATCTCGAGGAGATCTCTTCGCAGTAGCGGGGAGAAGTTTGAGTTCCAAGCTGAGGTGTCTCGTCTCATGGATATTATTATCAACTCCTTATATAGTAACAAAGACATTTTCCTAAGAGAATTGATCTCCAACGCTTCTGATGTAAGTTCACTCTGCCTCTTCTCACTCCATCAGATCTAGTAATCTCATTGTTAGATTTGTGTTAGTTAATGATGGCGTCTCTGCATTTCAGGCGTTGGATAAGATTAGGTTCCTTTCCCTAACCGATAAAGAGATATTGGGTGAGGGAGACAACTCGAAGTTGGAGATTCAAGTGAGTTCGACCTTCATACTAGATTAGacatattgttttcttatcaCCTCGCTGTAAAGAATTGCTCGTTCTGGTTGATGAACCTtgcatatttttattgttgtccATAAATCAAATATCGCAGATTAAGTTGGACAAAGCAAACAAAATCCTTTCAATTCGCGACAGAGGTATTGGTATGACAAAAGAGGATTTGATTAAGAACTTGGGAACCATAGCAAAATCTGGAACTTCaggtaattttaatataaaagctggtttgtttttttatctcGGTGGTGTAATGTGAAAGATACTGAATCTGTTATCTTCATGTGCAGCATTTGTGGAAAAAATGCAGACAAGCGGAGATCTCAACCTTATTGGACAATTTGGAGTGGGTTTCTACTCCGTGTATCTTGTGGCTGATTACGTTGAAGTAATCAGTAAACACAACGATGACAAACAGTGAGCAACCCTCATTACTATTCCGATGCGTTTGCCATTGTCTTGTTGTTAGTTACTGTATGCTGACTTCTTCCTTGTTTCCAGACATGTATGGGAGTCCAAGGCTGATGGAGCATTCGCAATCTCTGAAGATACCTGGAATGAACCTTTAGGCCGTGGAACTGAAATTAGACTGCACCTTAGAGATGAAGCTCAAGAATACCTGGAGGAGGGCAAACTGAAGGTAAGTTCGGTTTGCTTTTCTCGTTACCTGCTTTTAGTGTTCGTTAATGATTTAGATTGTTATCTGTCTGCATGGAAGTGGCTTGAACTTGTGCTTTTCAATGCACTTTGAGTATTCGCTGtgtattattttggtttttactTATTCATTATGCGTCGATGACACATTTCAGCCGTTAATTGATTATCTTTCGGAATTGTTATCACGTACATTTTCTCTGTTTCATTATGTTGAGCCTAATTCCTTCCCGCACATTGAACTTATTGCTACTTTTTCTTAACTACCTTTTGCAACCAGCAATTTGTTTTTCGTTCCGTGTCTCCCAAAAGTTATAGGGCGCCATGTGACAACAGCCCTCTTATTTTGCATGCTTCCCGTTTAACTTGGGAGCCATACCAACCCTCTAGATTGATGATCTGTTTATTGGTTAAAATTTCTGAATCGTGCACGTTCTTGTTTAGTTGGTGGTATCTTCAACATTATTATCATTGTTTGAACTTATATGTGTGGCCATTGTTTCTCTATAGGATTTGGTGAAAAGATATTCAGAATTTATTAACTTCCCCATTTATATCTGGGGAAGCAAAGAGGTTGAGGTGGAGGTTCCTGCCGACGAGGATGAATCCAacgatgaagatgaatcacgTATGTATTATCTTGGATGTTTGGATATGCACATATAATTTCCTTCGTGGTGGCAAAAAAACTATTCGTTGATCATGGTTGTAGGTCGTTCTAATTACTTTTTCTCTTATAAAACAGCTGAAAGCTCTTCAGAAGAAGGGGAAGATGATGCCGAAAAGagtgaagatgaagattcTGATAAGCCGAAGACAAAGAAAGTCAAAGAAACAACGTATGATTGGGAGCTTTTGAATGATGTGAAAGCCATATGGCTGAGGAGTCCCAAAGAGGTCACGGAGGAAGAGTATACTAAATTCTACCACTCTCTTGCCAAGGTAATTATCCAAAATGCCAGCAgtgaaaaagataataaaagcACCTTAAactgtaaattttttattccaaatcTAATGAAGTTATCTCAAATTGCAGGATTTTAGTGATGAGAAGCCTATGTCTTGGAGTCACTTCAATGCAGAAGGCGATGTTGAGTTCAAAGCTGTTCTGTTTGTGCCTCCTAAGGCTCCTCATGATCTATACGAGAGCTACTATAACACCAAAAAATCCAACTTGAAGTTATACGTTAGAAGGGTTTTCATCTCAGACGAGTTTGATGAGCTCCTGCCGAAGTATTTGAACTTCTTGCTGGTAAATGAGCGACGTGTGATTCAATAGAACATTTGACTTGTTGTAgatttctctctcaaaattttcattctctgCAGGGTCTTGTTGATTCTGATACTTTACCTCTCAATGTTTCACGAGAAATGCTCCAACAACACAGCAGCCTGAAGACAATTAAGAAGAAACTCATCCGCAAAGCTCTTGATATGATCCGCAAAATCGCCGATGAGGATCCTGATGAGTCCAGTGACAAGGAGAAGAAAGGTATACCTAAAGAATTTGATTATTGTGATGCTGTTAAGACGAGTTGATTTTCTTCCTTCGATTAACTCCATAACCTTTATTAACAAGCAGATGTTGAGAAGAGTAGCGACAATGATGAGAAGAAAGGCAAGTACACTCGATTCTGGAACGAGTTTGGTAAATCAATTAAACTCGGTATCATTGAGGATGCAACTAACAGAAACCGCTTAGCAAAACTGCTCCGATTTGAGAGGTATCTTCCGTTTACTCCACCTCGTTGATTCTTCTCTGTCTTCCTGAGATAATAGCCTAAATAAACTCTCTTGCAGCACCAAATCGGATGGCAAATTGACTTCACTGGATCAGTACATCTCAAGAATGAAATCAGGACAAAAGGATATCTTTTACATTACTGGATCAAGCAAGGAACAATTGGAGAAATCCCCATTCCTTGAGCGACTCAAGAAGAAGAACTACGAGGTAAATTCTAGTCAGGAGGTTAATTTTCTATGCTTTCTTTACAATCTGCTCATCACTTCCCCATatctaattttgttcttttcacaGGTTATCTTCTTCACGGATCCGGTTGATGAGTATTTGATGCAATATCTCATGGACTACGaagacaaaaaattccaaaatgtATCGAAGGAGGGTCTCAAACTAGGAAAAGACTCCAAGGACAAAGAACTCAAGGAATCCTTCAAGGATCTTACTAAATGGTGGAAGACTGCCCTTTCTTTCGACAACGTCGATGATGTGAAAGTTTCCAACCGATTGGACAACACACCATGTGTGGTTGTGACGTCCAAGTATGGATGGAGTGCCAACATGGAAAGGATCATGCAGTCTCAGACCCTATCAGATGCTAGCAAACAGGCATACATGCGTGGTAAGAGGGTGCTCGAGATCAACCCAAGACACCCTATCATCAAGGATCTCCGGGAGAGAATAGTAAAGGATCCTGaggtttgttttcatttacttttaatcTTGTTAATCTTAAACGAAAAACAAAGGGATGCATCACATCATTGAAAAATCTATAGGTATGCTTATTTAGGCTGTGAGACTAATCATCCTAATCAATTGTTAGGATTTAGTGTCGGTTAAACTACTTTTGTAAGATTAGTCGGAAAAACACTTGAAAAGTTATTATAAACATGACTAAAGCCAAGACTGGAAGGCGACAATTAAGCCAAACCATATCATGGATGGAAGATCATACTGAAAGGGGAGGGGATTTTCGAAATCCGTTAGACATTTacatcaatattttgtttaatgcAGGATGAAGGCGCAAAGCAGGCTGCAAAACTGATGTATCAAACAGCTCTTCTGGAAAGTGGGTTTATTCTCAGTGACCCCAAGGACTTTGCCTCCCAAATCTACGACACAGTGAAGACTAGCTTAAACATCAGCCCCGACGCAACCGTGGACGAGGAAGAGGAAGCAGAAGTAGAAGCCGAGACTGAATCAAAGGGAACAGAAGCAGAGGAGAATATCAAATCGGAAACTGCAGATGAGGAGGCAAAGGATGAGCtgtagatttaaaattatttaactgtGGAACGGAGGtggtttataattttgaatatcaTCACCCATCATAGAGCTCTGCTAACTCCtcaactttcttcttctaagaTCACATCAATGGAAGAAGCTTAGGGAAAGGAAGAGGAtttggtattttcttttttaattagagaGAATTTTACTGTAAACGTTTTTGTTTGGTAGGAATTTTCATGTTAGTTTATAAGGGGGATTTTGAAAGCTTGGATTGAGAGTTCCTTCTTGTCTCATGTTTTGcttttctcttcatttctttcGTCTGATCCATAATCTATCCAGGCGTTTGATGTTGTGGGATGCCCATGGAGGTTTcaatcatattttcaaatcttgttTTTCCGATCCCTAATTTTATCCTTAATTAGTCTTTACATATGTCTAAAAAACCCATCAACCCAACATTGAAGATGATGGAAAGAGCTTAGGGTTTacattctaaaatattgttaaacaTCTGGTTGATATGCAAATCAAGTTTCATGCCGTCCTCCCTATTCTTGAACGTTGATTATTTGTAAAACTCGGTGAGGCGTTGTGGTGGGATGAGATGGGATGGGCGATTCGTGATTTTCTTGGATCTACTATTTGTGTCGAGacctttcatttttgtattggTATCCCTTCTGCCTCTCTCTGTTGTGATTGAATCTAATACTTGGGGTGGTTGTAGATCTGATTTACAACTGCACTTTAGATTTCACTGAGATGAAGGAACAGTATTTCGACGAGAAGGTTGAGAGTTGTCACTTTATCCTTTTATTCTCGTGCATAGAAACAAGTTGCTTGATGTGTTCTCCATTACGctattgagtttttttcttttttcttgtccCTTTCTTCCAAATTAGACGTTTAAGGGAAACGTTGGGTTTCTAATTTTCCTGGCTAAATTTGTgatgttattgttattgatttttttgttcgtAATGTCCTTTTTAAGAGGGCTTGTCTTTGTATTTACAaagtttcttttcaaaaattaagttatatatatatatatatactttttacgCAAAAGCTCCAGACTATAGGGTTTAATAAGTG
Coding sequences:
- the LOC101203607 gene encoding endoplasmin homolog encodes the protein MRKWTIASALLLLCILSLVPDEGPRFHAKADVDADEVVDPPKVEEKIGAVPHGLSTDSDVVKRESESISRRSLRSSGEKFEFQAEVSRLMDIIINSLYSNKDIFLRELISNASDALDKIRFLSLTDKEILGEGDNSKLEIQIKLDKANKILSIRDRGIGMTKEDLIKNLGTIAKSGTSAFVEKMQTSGDLNLIGQFGVGFYSVYLVADYVEVISKHNDDKQHVWESKADGAFAISEDTWNEPLGRGTEIRLHLRDEAQEYLEEGKLKDLVKRYSEFINFPIYIWGSKEVEVEVPADEDESNDEDESPESSSEEGEDDAEKSEDEDSDKPKTKKVKETTYDWELLNDVKAIWLRSPKEVTEEEYTKFYHSLAKDFSDEKPMSWSHFNAEGDVEFKAVLFVPPKAPHDLYESYYNTKKSNLKLYVRRVFISDEFDELLPKYLNFLLGLVDSDTLPLNVSREMLQQHSSLKTIKKKLIRKALDMIRKIADEDPDESSDKEKKDVEKSSDNDEKKGKYTRFWNEFGKSIKLGIIEDATNRNRLAKLLRFESTKSDGKLTSLDQYISRMKSGQKDIFYITGSSKEQLEKSPFLERLKKKNYEVIFFTDPVDEYLMQYLMDYEDKKFQNVSKEGLKLGKDSKDKELKESFKDLTKWWKTALSFDNVDDVKVSNRLDNTPCVVVTSKYGWSANMERIMQSQTLSDASKQAYMRGKRVLEINPRHPIIKDLRERIVKDPEDEGAKQAAKLMYQTALLESGFILSDPKDFASQIYDTVKTSLNISPDATVDEEEEAEVEAETESKGTEAEENIKSETADEEAKDEL